One genomic region from Antedon mediterranea chromosome 3, ecAntMedi1.1, whole genome shotgun sequence encodes:
- the LOC140043480 gene encoding neuronal acetylcholine receptor subunit alpha-10-like: protein MNLFQQLTLLILLLHPVELLAHNTESQLIRDLLDNYIIPSARPVKDNTQNVTVMIRLIVLQVIELNEKRQDITVSAWYNAFWKDEFMVWDPNDYNNITEIFVEQSALWNPDVTLYNNVDNEFERTKKSLNLNVKHDGMVDLATPVILNSFCKMHLRHFPFDKQECALEFGGWVYNGGQQDLIPDTGHESKQTEFNQNGAWNLTDVSVQYIQEKYNCCPDVYPRVIYTLFLQRRERFFVEIILLPCCLLSILTMFVFLLPPESGEKMSFGVSTLLAILLFQQMIADALPPSADSAPILQEYFTMLTCMSCISIVCSAVLLNIYNCNQPGDIPKWLANVLFGKVGKAIGRKTSTNADERISLQRKKSGEENENITCFHSADHANCMCGGRSSIKEFDERARYISNTTMDSMSEELKLILNELRKYSNEYKREELNKSKKENLRNVVILVDRLLFVVLFTIVVIVTITVIIIISGN, encoded by the exons ATGAATCTATTCCAACAATTGACGCTTCTTATCTTGCTTCTTCATCCag TTGAACTATTAGCTCACAATACAGAGTCGCAATTAATACGAGACTTGCTGGATAACTATATAATACCATCGGCGAGACCAGTCAAAGATAATACACAAAATGTTACAGTTATGATCCGTTTAATTGTTTTGCAAGTAATTGAACTG AACGAGAAACGGCAAGATATTACAGTTAGTGCATGGTATAATGCG tTTTGGAAAGACGAGTTTATGGTATGGGATCCGAATGATTACAACAACATTACCGAGATTTTCGTGGAACAGTCAGCATTATGGAACCCGGACGTAACCTTGTATAACAA tgtTGACAACGAATTTGAACGAACGAAGAAGTCACTTAATCTGAATGTGAAGCATGATGGAATGGTGGATCTAGCTACGCCAGTTATACTAAATAGCTTCTGCAAAATGCATTTGAGACATTTCCCGTTTGACAAACAGGAATGCGCTCTAGAATTTGGAGGTTGGGTTTATAATGGTGGACAACAGGACCTAATCCCGGACACTGGACATGAAAGCAAACAAACGGAGTTTAATCAAAATGGCGCGTGGAATCTTACTGACGTCAGTGTTCAGTACATACAAGAGAAATATAATTGTTGTCCAGATGTTTATCCCAGAGTAATATATACACTGTTTTTGCAGAGGCGTGAGCGATTCTTTGTTGAGATAATTCTTCTACCTTGCTGTCTCTTGTCTATTTTGACAATGTTTGTGTTTTTGCTGCCACCGGAAAGTGGAGAGAAGATGTCGTTTGGTGTCAGTACACTGTTGGCGATTCTTTTATTCCAACAAATGATTGCTGATGCTCTACCACCGTCTGCCGACAGTGCACCGATACTCC AGGAATACTTTACAATGCTTACTTGTATGAGTTGTATTAGCATTGTCTGTAGTGCGGTTTTGCTCAACATCTATAATTGTAACCAGCCTGGGGATATTCCGAAATGGTTAGCAAATGTACTTTTTGGAAAAGTTGGAAAAGCAATTGGCAGAAAAACGAGTACAAATGCTGATGAGCGAATTTCCCTACAGCGAAAGAAATCCGGCGaagaaaatgaaaacataacctGTTTTCATTCGGCTGATCATGCTAATTGCATGTGTGGTGGTAGGTCTAGTATTAAAGAGTTTGATGAAAGAGCAAGGTATATCAGTAATACAACAATGGACTCCATGTCTGAAGAATTGAAACTGATATTGAATGAATTGCGGAAGTATTCAAATGAATATAAGAGAGAAGAACTGAATAAGTCCAAAAAAGAAAATTTGCGGAATGTTGTAATACTTGTTGACAGGTTACTATTTGTCGTTCTGTTTACTATTGTTGTCATAGTAACCATCACAGTCATAATCATAATTTCTGGAAATTAA